From a region of the Etheostoma cragini isolate CJK2018 chromosome 22, CSU_Ecrag_1.0, whole genome shotgun sequence genome:
- the si:ch211-171b20.3 gene encoding uncharacterized protein si:ch211-171b20.3 isoform X1, whose protein sequence is MMTFQVNASLPIVTAKALLSEGSSKCSQRGPDAVRYPAYWDVGMGAGGQGAVRQNNQMRKLPLIQHLSKSREWKTVVSGPIVRGSPNLARDDRLGEEINGSEKDISGRRFLFDKQCARLEGTRTVIPPLATGYHVHRPGNQHPLSLSKKLFHSHAGRPFTLGYPERFELNTNPAILFPSALVLNGRNTFSAENCKRSRPKVNYPTHNLLTVKDNQKSQSYPDPVVGAPRSFIHRISVLSTLEGETVRQEKLKKMRKAKKPSS, encoded by the exons ATGATGACTTTCCAGGTTAATGCATCGCTGCCCATCGTTACCGCAAAGGCTTTATTGTCGGAGGGAAGCTCAAAGTGCAGCCAGCGCGGCCCTGATGCGGTTAGGTATCCAGCATACTGGGACGTCGGTATGGGAGCAGGTGGTCAAGGGGCTGTCAgacaaaataatcaaatgaGGAAATTGCCTTTGATTCAACACTTGAGCA AGTCCAGGGAATGGAAAACCGTAGTTAGCGGCCCCATAGTTCGAGG GTCACCCAACCTGGCCAGAGATGACAGACTGGGAGAAGAGATCAATGGCTCAGAGAAGGACATCTCTGGCAGACGCTTTCTTTTTGATAAACAAT GTGCGAGGTTAGAGGGGACCAGAACTGTGATTCCTCCACTGGCCACAGGCTACCATGTGCACAGACCCGGGAACCAGCATCCCCTCAGCCTCTCCAAGAAGCTTTTCCACAGTCATGCAGGGCGGCCTTTCACCCTGGG CTACCCTGAAAGATTTGAACTGAATACAAATCCAGCCATCCTCTTTCCCTCCGCTTTAGTCCTCAATGGCAGAAACACCTTCTCGGCTGAGAACTGCAAGCGAAGCAG GCCTAAGGTGAATTATCCAACCCACAACCTACTGACTGTTAAAGATAATCAAAAGA GCCAGTCCTATCCAGACCCAGTGGTCGGAGCCCCACGCTCTTTTATCCACAGGATATCTGTGCTGTCCACCTTGGAGGGTGAGACGGTGAGACAAGAAAAGCTCAAGAAAATGAGGAAAGCTAAAAAGCCTTCATCCTGA
- the si:ch211-171b20.3 gene encoding uncharacterized protein si:ch211-171b20.3 isoform X2, whose translation MMTFQVNASLPIVTAKALLSEGSSKCSQRGPDAVRYPAYWDVGMGAGGQGAVRQNNQMRKLPLIQHLSKSREWKTVVSGPIVRGSPNLARDDRLGEEINGSEKDISGRRFLFDKQCARLEGTRTVIPPLATGYHVHRPGNQHPLSLSKKLFHSHAGRPFTLGYPERFELNTNPAILFPSALVLNGRNTFSAENCKRSRPKASPIQTQWSEPHALLSTGYLCCPPWRVRR comes from the exons ATGATGACTTTCCAGGTTAATGCATCGCTGCCCATCGTTACCGCAAAGGCTTTATTGTCGGAGGGAAGCTCAAAGTGCAGCCAGCGCGGCCCTGATGCGGTTAGGTATCCAGCATACTGGGACGTCGGTATGGGAGCAGGTGGTCAAGGGGCTGTCAgacaaaataatcaaatgaGGAAATTGCCTTTGATTCAACACTTGAGCA AGTCCAGGGAATGGAAAACCGTAGTTAGCGGCCCCATAGTTCGAGG GTCACCCAACCTGGCCAGAGATGACAGACTGGGAGAAGAGATCAATGGCTCAGAGAAGGACATCTCTGGCAGACGCTTTCTTTTTGATAAACAAT GTGCGAGGTTAGAGGGGACCAGAACTGTGATTCCTCCACTGGCCACAGGCTACCATGTGCACAGACCCGGGAACCAGCATCCCCTCAGCCTCTCCAAGAAGCTTTTCCACAGTCATGCAGGGCGGCCTTTCACCCTGGG CTACCCTGAAAGATTTGAACTGAATACAAATCCAGCCATCCTCTTTCCCTCCGCTTTAGTCCTCAATGGCAGAAACACCTTCTCGGCTGAGAACTGCAAGCGAAGCAG GCCTAAG GCCAGTCCTATCCAGACCCAGTGGTCGGAGCCCCACGCTCTTTTATCCACAGGATATCTGTGCTGTCCACCTTGGAGGGTGAGACGGTGA
- the LOC117938034 gene encoding somatomedin-B and thrombospondin type-1 domain-containing protein — translation MGSSVEFACLLLVVSILGKNHLVSGGCAGKCCRSRDLSCLNTDWRMDRVYGTCYCDMGCVRTKDCCFDYFTECAAQDCAVSDWSFWSGCAKRCRPSVRVRVRHIEQQPSNSGQPCPRLEQQAGCWEYRDHQGHHCGHNSSPALITSMEFGKGRPKHDNYGNPLDPGFCVEFTLESRTPHCTVENRPHTHWMRYITEGFKVCVMCEPPAMQNNSGSCQGDGLESEKEAVLHWQAVGNHQCSGTWKKIQKTQQCNCPPQHSFVFI, via the exons ATGGGATCTTCTGTTGAGTTCGCCTGTTTGCTGCTGGTGGTTTCCATTCTGGGAAAGAACCACTTGGTGTCTGGCGGTTGTGCAGGGAAATGCTGCCGGAGCAGAGACTTGAGCTGTCTGAACACTGACTGGAGGATGGACCGTGTGTATGGAACATGCTACTGCGACATGGGCTGCGTCAGGACCAAGGACTGCTGCTTTGACTACTTTACAGAGTGCGCAG CTCAGGACTGTGCTGTGAGTGACTGGAGCTTTTGGAGCGGCTGTGCCAAGCGCTGCCGGCCTTCAGTGCGAGTCCGTGTGCGTCACATTGAGCAGCAGCCCAGTAACAGCGGACAGCCCTGTCCACGGCTGGAGCAACAAGCTGGCTGCTGGGAGTACAGAGACCACCAGGGCCACCACTGTGGACACAACTCAA GCCCTGCATTAATCACCAGCATGGAGTTTGGCAAGGGAAGGCCCAAGCATGACAACTACGGAAACCCCCTAGACCCTGG GTTCTGTGTGGAATTCACACTGGAGTCCAGGACACCCCACTGTACAGTGGAGAaccggccacacacacactggatgcGCTACATAACAGAAGgctttaaagtgtgtgtgatgtgtgaacCTCCTGCCATGCAAAACAATAGCGGCAGCTGCCAAGGAGACGGTCTGGAATCAGAGAA AGAAGCTGTGCTCCATTGGCAGGCGGTGGGGAACCATCAGTGCAGCGGGACGTGGAAGAAGATCCAGAAAACCCAGCAGTGCAACTGTCCACCACAACACAGCTTCGTCTTTATCTGA
- the terf1 gene encoding telomeric repeat-binding factor 1 isoform X1, producing MEPEINNETATVASYIDENVHFSHVTAVATGWMFDFMFISLCRRFKEGKFDEFNEALLTFQALSNSPSMKSDLHNEKTMICAFLVRVMHGKQLNVLFEEDDHVMPLMSATKIWSNLKHTVADESLFTTITILLLVQSVAVCLDKGKRSSASSVLKWFENNKEFPQKVRVKLSTIVTRRETYHPFLMSFSFSRLLDTIQTYLDVYLKKNPSDYLLKAAEMMVQSQNIEGLEDVVTQDSSLSEEANTSTEDRKKKKNTVCLRTKRKLLSTKVMDAWKPDTCKKAFVSLRRISQNELSQMTSLKSTDTLKITKTRKPPQKWTAQLDKYLKDGVKHHGQGKWSRILMDYDFEGRTGTMLKDRWRVLMRSHKVG from the exons ATGGAGCCTGAAATTAACAATGAAACTGCTACAGTTGCTAGTTATATTGATGAAAATGTCCATTTTTCTCATGTTACTGCTGTTGCTACTGGGTGGATGTTTGACTTTATGTTTATAAGTCTGTGTCGACGTTTCAAGGAAGGCAAATTTGATGAATTCAATGAAGCGCTTTTGACTTTCCAGG CCCTTTCGAATTCTCCATCTATGAAAAGTGACCTTCACAATGAGAAAACGATGATATGTGCCTTCCTTGTAAGAGTCATGCATGGAAAACAATTGA ATGTTCTGTTCGAAGAGGACGATCATGTGATGCCTTTGATGTCTGCAACCAAAATATGGTCAAACCTAAAGCACACTGTGGCTGATGAAAGTTTGTTCACAACCATCACCATTCTTTTGCTTGTCCAG TCTGTGGCTGTGTGCTTGGATAAAGGCAAAAGATCTTCTGCCTCCTCTGTCTTGAAGTGGTTTGAAAATAACAAGGAATTCCCACAG AAAGTGAGAGTTAAGCTGTCGACAATAGTGACACGGAGGGAAACCTACCACCCATTCCTCATGAGCTTCAGTTTCAGCCGCCTGCTGGACACAATACAAACTTACTTGGATGTCTATTTGAAGAAGAATCCCTCTGACTATCTACTCAAG GCAGCTGAAATGATGGTGCAGTCCCAGAACATCGAGGGTTTGGAGGACGTGGTGACACAGGACAGCTCTCTCTCAGAAGAAGCCAACACATCAACAGAGGATAGAAA gaaaaagaagaacacTGTATGTTTGAG GACAAAACGGAAACTACTGTCGACTAAAGTTATGGATGCATGGAAACCTGATACATGCAAGAAGGCTTTTGTCTCACTCAGAAGAATCTCCCAGAATG AGTTATCTCAGATGACATCTCTGAAGTCAACAGACACCTTGAAGATCACAAAAACAAGGAAACCACCACAG AAATGGACAGCCCAGCTGGACAAATACCTCAAGGATGGAGTTAAACACCACGGCCAGGGGAAGTGGTCTCGCATATTAATGGATTATGACTTTGAAGGACGCACTGGCACCATGCTCAAAGACCGCTGGAGAGTTCTAATGAGGTCACATAAAGTAGGCTAA
- the terf1 gene encoding telomeric repeat-binding factor 1 isoform X2 has product MEPEINNETATVASYIDENVHFSHVTAVATGWMFDFMFISLCRRFKEGKFDEFNEALLTFQALSNSPSMKSDLHNEKTMICAFLVRVMHGKQLNVLFEEDDHVMPLMSATKIWSNLKHTVADESLFTTITILLLVQSVAVCLDKGKRSSASSVLKWFENNKEFPQKVRVKLSTIVTRRETYHPFLMSFSFSRLLDTIQTYLDVYLKKNPSDYLLKAAEMMVQSQNIEGLEDVVTQDSSLSEEANTSTEDRKTKRKLLSTKVMDAWKPDTCKKAFVSLRRISQNELSQMTSLKSTDTLKITKTRKPPQKWTAQLDKYLKDGVKHHGQGKWSRILMDYDFEGRTGTMLKDRWRVLMRSHKVG; this is encoded by the exons ATGGAGCCTGAAATTAACAATGAAACTGCTACAGTTGCTAGTTATATTGATGAAAATGTCCATTTTTCTCATGTTACTGCTGTTGCTACTGGGTGGATGTTTGACTTTATGTTTATAAGTCTGTGTCGACGTTTCAAGGAAGGCAAATTTGATGAATTCAATGAAGCGCTTTTGACTTTCCAGG CCCTTTCGAATTCTCCATCTATGAAAAGTGACCTTCACAATGAGAAAACGATGATATGTGCCTTCCTTGTAAGAGTCATGCATGGAAAACAATTGA ATGTTCTGTTCGAAGAGGACGATCATGTGATGCCTTTGATGTCTGCAACCAAAATATGGTCAAACCTAAAGCACACTGTGGCTGATGAAAGTTTGTTCACAACCATCACCATTCTTTTGCTTGTCCAG TCTGTGGCTGTGTGCTTGGATAAAGGCAAAAGATCTTCTGCCTCCTCTGTCTTGAAGTGGTTTGAAAATAACAAGGAATTCCCACAG AAAGTGAGAGTTAAGCTGTCGACAATAGTGACACGGAGGGAAACCTACCACCCATTCCTCATGAGCTTCAGTTTCAGCCGCCTGCTGGACACAATACAAACTTACTTGGATGTCTATTTGAAGAAGAATCCCTCTGACTATCTACTCAAG GCAGCTGAAATGATGGTGCAGTCCCAGAACATCGAGGGTTTGGAGGACGTGGTGACACAGGACAGCTCTCTCTCAGAAGAAGCCAACACATCAACAGAGGATAGAAA GACAAAACGGAAACTACTGTCGACTAAAGTTATGGATGCATGGAAACCTGATACATGCAAGAAGGCTTTTGTCTCACTCAGAAGAATCTCCCAGAATG AGTTATCTCAGATGACATCTCTGAAGTCAACAGACACCTTGAAGATCACAAAAACAAGGAAACCACCACAG AAATGGACAGCCCAGCTGGACAAATACCTCAAGGATGGAGTTAAACACCACGGCCAGGGGAAGTGGTCTCGCATATTAATGGATTATGACTTTGAAGGACGCACTGGCACCATGCTCAAAGACCGCTGGAGAGTTCTAATGAGGTCACATAAAGTAGGCTAA